A genomic window from Pocillopora verrucosa isolate sample1 chromosome 7, ASM3666991v2, whole genome shotgun sequence includes:
- the LOC136282382 gene encoding uncharacterized protein: MSADFKRYLISVLLPSIFTAANCSPDVCIADQCRNLEFGPEKAFEGKRLVNHTIRTVEITISRFCENLCYMEPDCVSINLYARADGNGNYKCELNNATHEGHEKKLIEQEMYSYHAAESNCVQNPCKNNATCQSGFTKKGYRCLCTAGFEGPICEREINECVRGLHKCSSDAFCNNTKGSYNCTCKHGFTGNGRECRDIDECVARSHSCSPDAYCNNTKGSYNCTCKLGFTGSGRECEGANSCKEIHEFKRSSMSGVITLLVDSKPLSVFCHMGNFGCGDGGWTPVMKINGNETTFHYDSQYWSNYDEYNRPGGETGFDKQETKLPTYWNTSFSKICLGMKIGTQLGFIVINKQADSLHSLIADGRYNATSLGREKWKDLIGSQGSLQNKCNKEGFNVVCTKKEHSKARIGIVSNGREKCNSCDSRIGFGTGGSPDNSNTCGNEAGVSPDNGYKHIKAMGYILVQ, encoded by the exons ACGTCTGCATCGCAGACCAGTGTCGCAATTTGGAGTTTGGGCCTGAGAAAGCATTTGAAGGGAAACGCCTCGTAAACCACACAATTCGCACCGTAGAAATAACAATTTCCAGGTTCTGTGAAAACTTGTGTTATATGGAGCCCGACTGTGTCAGCATTAATCTTTATGCACGAGCAGATGGAAATGGAAACTATAAATGTGAACTGAACAATGCTACTCATGAAGGACACGAAAAAAAGTTGATAGAACAAGAAATGTATTCTTATCACGCAGCTGAG agcAATTGCGTTCAAAATCCTTGTAAGAACAATGCTACTTGTCAAAGCGGATTTACTAAGAAAGGTTATCGGTGTCTGTGTACCGCTGGATTTGAGGGTCCGATTTGCGAAAGAG aaATTAATGAATGTGTTCGTGGACTACACAAATGCAGCTCTGATGCGTTTTGCAACAATACTAAAGGTTCATATAATTGCACATGCAAACATGGATTCACGGGAAATGGACGAGAATGTAGAG ACATCGATGAGTGTGTTGCAAGGTCACACTCTTGCAGCCCTGATGCCTATTGCAACAATACCAAGGGGTcttacaactgtacatgtaaactTGGATTCACTGGGAGTGGAAGAGAATGCGAGG GAGCTAACTCttgtaaagaaattcatga attcaaacGATCAAGTATGAGTGGTGTGATTACCCTTCTTGTTGACTCGAAACCATTGTCCGTTTTTTGCCACATGGGAAATTTTGGGtgtggagatggaggatggacgccagTCATGAAGATTAACGGAAATGAG ACCACCTTCCATTATGACTCGCAGTATTGGAGCAATTACGATGAATACAACCGCCCCGGTGGAGAGACTGGGTTTGACAAACAGGAAACAAAGCTACCCACCTACTGGAACACCTCCTTCTCCAAAATATGTCTCGGAATGAAGATCGGCACACAGCTCGggttcattgtcatcaacaagCAAGCTGACTCTCTGCACTCACTGATTGCTGATGGCCGATACAACGCCACCTCACTGGGTCGTGAGAAGTGGaaagatttgattggttcccaAGGCTCATTACAGAACAAGTGCAACAAAGAAGGGTTCAATGTCGTTTGTACTAAGAAAGAACATTCTAAAGCCAGAATTGGTATTGTTAGCAACGGCCGGGAAAAGTGTAACTCGTGTGACTCAAGAATCGGATTTGGCACGGGAGGGAGCCCTGACAATTCAAACACGTGCGGTAACGAGGCCGGTGTTTCTCCTGATAATGGATACAAACACATCaaagccatgggatacatcttGGTACAATAA
- the LOC131800240 gene encoding uncharacterized protein, with amino-acid sequence MQKVLTLTQEECLQTKEREPTDRIPLVTTFNPHTTFIAEIAKRNWNFLKSKERLSLIFNKPPLVAYRRPKSLRDRLVRSRFVNETPQNLIPKGCRACERTKCSWCKKINQTTTFTSPNNNKTYTIFHTVDCQSSWIIYIIECNICKLQYIGKSETAFNLRLNNHRNHIKKGVSSCELTEHFLHNKRTHDFNNNVTITIIEQIRKDHLETDKKKEVLREREIFWQRTLNSFQPYGLNKRTG; translated from the coding sequence ATGCAGAAAGTGCTAACATTGACTCAAGAGGAATGTTTACAGACCAAAGAACGTGAACCAACAGATCGAATTCCTCTGGTTACTACATTCAACCCCCATACCACATTTATTGCAGAAATTGCTAAACGAAATTGGAACTTtctcaaatcaaaagaaagattatCGCTCATTTTCAACAAGCCACCTTTAGTAGCCTACCGACGACCGAAAAGTCTACGAGACAGACTTGTTCGTTCAAGATTTGTAAATGAAACACCTCAGAATTTGATACCAAAGGGATGTAGAGCATGTGAAAGAACGAAGTGTAGTTGGTGTAAAAAGATCAACCAGACCACAACTTTCACCAGTCCCAATAACAACAAGACCTATACCATATTTCATACAGTGGACTGCCAATCGTCATGGATCATTTACATAATCGAGTGCAACATTTGCAAACTTCAATACATTGGCAAAAGCGAAACTGCATTTAACCTACGGTTAAACAATCACAGAAACCATATTAAAAAGGGAGTGAGTAGCTGCGAACTCACGGAAcactttttacataacaaacgAACTCACGACTTTAACAATAATGTTACCATAACCATTATAGAGCAAATCCGAAAAGATCATTTAGagactgacaaaaagaaagaagtccttagagaaagagagattttttggCAAAGAACATTAAACTCCTTTCAGCCATATGGACTAAACAAAAGAACTGGATAA